A single region of the Yersinia entomophaga genome encodes:
- a CDS encoding helix-turn-helix domain-containing protein, with product MSAMKKNSMRKVSASSKPIYPEQIVQQSNLVASDYRLSGGKSSVTDPVLFGDFQVLRLNPHLILHTANVTNLYDIKTQNCLAPSLKLAIVVSGSANISFGGKPLELHEKGPSSLISLVENTLFTRHGKKNGHERTLTLTFDREWLYGDLLPQEGGWEKLYDFTQQHLAIHLWQPSVQAISIAQQIASAPPYRTPLERLRCESQCIGLIIEAFSSLEQSSQQQNKISLRGLNRIQQLRDWLESGEADQLSLQELAQSINMSPSTLQRRFRENYNVTVFEYLRHCRLKRAMLALKKEGVSIDQAAAIAGYTSSANFATALRRTFNITPRQIREGFYP from the coding sequence TTGTCTGCGATGAAAAAAAATAGTATGCGCAAGGTTTCGGCTTCTTCTAAACCCATCTATCCCGAGCAAATTGTGCAACAATCCAATTTGGTCGCCAGCGACTATCGTCTAAGCGGAGGGAAATCCTCTGTCACTGACCCGGTGCTATTTGGTGATTTCCAGGTACTGCGCCTCAACCCCCATTTAATTCTGCATACGGCGAATGTCACTAATCTTTACGACATCAAAACGCAGAACTGTCTGGCGCCCTCACTCAAACTGGCTATCGTGGTGAGCGGCAGCGCGAATATATCCTTTGGTGGCAAACCATTAGAGCTACATGAGAAAGGGCCTTCCTCTCTGATTTCTCTCGTTGAGAACACCTTATTTACCCGGCATGGAAAGAAAAATGGTCATGAACGCACTTTAACGCTGACCTTTGACCGCGAATGGCTATATGGGGATTTGCTGCCGCAGGAAGGAGGATGGGAGAAACTGTACGACTTCACTCAGCAACATCTGGCAATTCATTTATGGCAACCATCTGTCCAGGCGATTTCCATCGCCCAGCAAATAGCAAGTGCGCCCCCCTACCGCACGCCACTGGAGCGGTTACGATGTGAAAGCCAGTGTATCGGTCTGATTATCGAGGCATTCAGCTCACTGGAACAATCAAGCCAACAGCAAAACAAAATATCTCTGCGTGGCTTGAATCGGATTCAACAGTTACGTGACTGGCTGGAAAGCGGCGAAGCCGACCAACTTTCACTGCAAGAACTGGCTCAGTCAATTAATATGAGTCCCAGCACGCTGCAACGCCGTTTCCGAGAGAATTATAACGTGACGGTATTTGAGTATTTGCGCCATTGCCGATTGAAGCGCGCCATGCTGGCCTTAAAAAAAGAAGGAGTCAGTATCGATCAAGCCGCTGCCATTGCCGGATATACCAGCTCCGCAAATTTTGCGACCGCACTGCGTCGCACGTTTAATATCACTCCGAGGCAAATTCGTGAAGGTTTTTATCCTTAA
- a CDS encoding TonB-dependent siderophore receptor: protein MNVKWQRRYLAAMIGLCLSTPLWAQAQNNIKTGTDTTSTEQPEATATSTSKKTNALASGDTLVVTAEQQVRQALGASVITAEDIRKRPPANDLSEIIRTMPGVNLSGNSASGQRGNNRQIDIRGMGPENTLIMIDGIPVSSRNAVRYGWRGERDTRGDTNWVPANMVEKIEVLRGPAAARYGNGAAGGVVNIITKQPNKQLQGSWNAYMNVPQHSKEGATRRTDFSLMGPLSDTLSFRLYGRYNKTDADEWDINAGHESLRTGNQVGTLPAGREGVRNKDINGLLRWDFSPGQSLEFQAGYSRQGNIYAGDTQNTNSNAIVRSLYGAETNRMYRENVSATHRGFWDSGVSTTSYLQYEETRNSRISEGLAGGTEGIFSNRGFNTITLDNYVAHSEVNLPFEWGVNQVVTIGAEWNDQKMHDPASNTQTTTEGGSVGGLKDSGRNTRTSAHIASLFVEDNIELTETTMLTPAVRYDHHSKAGSNWSPGVNLSQALGDNFTLKMGIARAYKAPNLYQTNPDYLLYSRGQGCYGGGGSCYLMGNESLSAETSVNKEIGLEFHQDGLIAGVTYFRNDYRNKIEPGLISIGNASGGTGAYVDSDIFQWENVPKALVEGLEGSLTVPVTDDVQWSSNLTYMLKSENKTTGDYLSITPEFTLNSSLSWQATDDLSLMTNVVWYGRQKPKKFDYQGNLVTGTATREVSPYAVFGLSGSYTLTKNVSVTTGIENLFDKRQFRAGNAQSVAGIEGAGAATYNEPGRTFFLSLNTQF from the coding sequence ATGAATGTCAAATGGCAGCGGCGCTACCTGGCGGCCATGATCGGCCTGTGTCTCTCCACACCGTTGTGGGCGCAAGCTCAAAATAATATCAAAACCGGTACGGATACCACGTCAACCGAACAACCGGAAGCCACTGCTACATCTACATCGAAAAAAACCAATGCGCTAGCCAGTGGCGACACTTTGGTGGTAACTGCAGAGCAGCAGGTACGACAGGCGCTAGGCGCTTCGGTTATCACCGCGGAAGATATACGCAAACGGCCGCCGGCCAATGATTTATCCGAAATCATCCGAACTATGCCGGGAGTGAATCTTTCTGGCAATTCCGCCAGTGGTCAGCGCGGCAATAACCGTCAGATCGATATTCGCGGTATGGGGCCGGAAAACACCCTGATTATGATCGACGGCATCCCTGTTTCCAGTCGCAATGCGGTACGTTACGGCTGGCGCGGCGAGCGTGATACTCGCGGTGATACCAATTGGGTTCCCGCCAATATGGTAGAAAAAATCGAGGTGTTGCGTGGTCCTGCGGCGGCTCGCTATGGCAATGGTGCCGCCGGTGGCGTGGTGAATATCATCACTAAGCAGCCGAACAAGCAGCTACAAGGTAGCTGGAATGCTTATATGAATGTGCCGCAGCACAGTAAGGAAGGGGCGACCCGTCGCACTGACTTTAGCCTGATGGGGCCACTAAGCGATACGCTCAGCTTCCGTTTATACGGCAGATACAATAAAACCGATGCCGATGAGTGGGATATCAACGCCGGTCATGAGTCATTGCGCACGGGTAATCAGGTCGGGACTTTACCTGCCGGACGTGAAGGCGTACGTAATAAAGATATCAATGGCTTATTGCGCTGGGATTTCAGTCCCGGTCAGTCTCTGGAATTCCAGGCAGGCTATAGCCGTCAGGGAAATATTTACGCTGGTGATACGCAAAATACCAACAGTAACGCCATTGTGCGCAGCCTGTACGGTGCTGAAACTAACCGCATGTATCGTGAGAATGTCTCGGCAACCCACCGCGGATTCTGGGATAGCGGCGTTAGCACTACGTCTTATCTTCAATATGAAGAAACCCGAAATTCGCGGATCAGTGAAGGTTTGGCCGGCGGTACCGAAGGTATTTTCTCAAACCGCGGTTTTAATACCATCACCCTGGATAATTACGTTGCGCACAGCGAAGTTAATCTGCCGTTCGAGTGGGGCGTAAATCAGGTCGTGACCATTGGGGCGGAGTGGAACGATCAGAAAATGCATGATCCAGCCTCCAATACTCAAACCACGACCGAAGGCGGTAGCGTAGGCGGTTTGAAGGATTCCGGGCGCAATACGCGCACATCGGCGCACATTGCTTCTCTGTTTGTGGAAGATAATATCGAACTGACGGAAACGACCATGTTGACGCCGGCTGTGCGCTACGATCATCACAGCAAAGCAGGGAGCAACTGGAGCCCGGGGGTGAACCTTTCTCAGGCGTTGGGCGATAATTTTACGCTGAAAATGGGTATTGCCCGCGCTTACAAAGCGCCAAATCTGTATCAGACCAACCCGGACTATCTGCTATATAGCCGTGGGCAAGGCTGTTACGGTGGCGGCGGGAGTTGCTATTTAATGGGGAACGAGTCTCTGTCGGCGGAAACCAGCGTAAATAAAGAGATCGGTCTGGAATTCCATCAGGATGGGCTGATTGCTGGTGTCACTTACTTCCGTAACGATTACCGTAATAAGATTGAGCCGGGTTTGATATCAATAGGTAATGCCAGCGGTGGGACAGGCGCCTACGTGGATTCAGATATTTTCCAATGGGAAAACGTGCCTAAAGCCCTGGTGGAAGGTCTGGAAGGCAGCCTGACGGTTCCGGTTACTGATGATGTGCAGTGGAGCAGTAACCTGACCTACATGCTGAAATCGGAGAACAAAACCACCGGGGATTATCTTTCCATCACGCCAGAGTTCACCTTGAATAGCTCTCTGAGCTGGCAGGCGACAGACGATTTATCGTTAATGACCAATGTGGTGTGGTACGGTCGCCAAAAACCGAAGAAATTCGACTATCAGGGAAATCTGGTCACAGGTACTGCGACCAGAGAAGTCAGTCCTTACGCGGTATTTGGTCTGAGCGGCAGCTATACGCTGACTAAGAATGTCAGTGTCACTACTGGGATTGAAAATCTGTTTGATAAACGCCAGTTCCGTGCGGGTAACGCGCAGAGCGTGGCGGGTATTGAAGGTGCCGGAGCCGCGACCTATAACGAACCGGGACGCACTTTCTTCCTTAGCCTGAATACGCAGTTCTAA